The Pan troglodytes isolate AG18354 chromosome 1, NHGRI_mPanTro3-v2.0_pri, whole genome shotgun sequence genome includes a region encoding these proteins:
- the CYP4X1 gene encoding cytochrome P450 4X1 isoform X1 yields MGGRREEGGAEEDAAEEPSRQRDAAFFHPWGPSGLHWPFQPGLWLSASFFLALENCFPAAPQRKFIQDDNMEKLEEIIEKYPRAFPFWIGPFQAFFYIYDPDYAKTLLSRTDPKSQYLQKFSPPLLGKGLAALDGPKWFQHRRLLTPGFHFNILKAYVEVMAHSVKMMLDKWEKICSTQDTSVEVYEHINSMSLDIIMKCAFSKETNCQTNSTHDPYAKAIFELSKIIFHRLYSLLYHSDIIFKLSPQGYRFQKLSRVLNQYTDTIIQERKKSLQAGVKQDNTPKRKYQDFLDIVLSAKDESGSSFSDIDVHSEVSTFLLAGHDTLAASISWILYCLALNPEHQERCREEVRGILGDGSSITWDQLGEMSYTTMCIKETCRLIPAVPSISRDLSKPLTFPDGCTLPAGITVVLSIWGLHHNPAVWKNPKVFDPLRFSQENSDQRHPYAYLPFSAGSRNCIGQEFAMIELKVTIALILLHFRVTPDPTRPLTFPNHFILKPKNGMYLHLKKLSEC; encoded by the exons atgggagggaggagggaggagggaggggcggAGGAGGATGCGGCAGAGGAGCCCAGCCGGCAGAGAGACGCCGCTTTCTTCCATCCCTGGGGACCCTCCGGCTTGCACTGGCCTTTCCAGCCCGGCCTGTGGCTCTCAGCATCATTTTTCCTTGCTCTGGAGAATTGCTTTCCCGCAGCCCCACAGAGAAAG TTTATTCAGGATGATAACATGGAGAAGCTTGaggaaattattgaaaaataccCTCGTGCCTTCCCTTTCTGGATTGGGCCCTTTCAGGCATTTTTCTATATCTACGACCCAGACTATGCAAAGACACTTCTGAGCAGAACAG ATCCCAAGTCCCAGTACCTGCAGAAATTCTCACCTCCACTTCTTG GAAAAGGACTAGCGGCTCTAGACGGACCCAAGTGGTTCCAGCATCGTCGCCTACTAACTCCTGGATTCCACTTTAACATCCTGAAAGCATACGTTGAGGTGATGGCTCATTCTGTGAAAATGATGCTG GATAAGTGGGAGAAGATTTGCAGCACTCAGGACACAAGCGTGGAGGTCTATGAGCACATCAACTCGATGTCTCTGGATATAATCATGAAATGCGCTTTCAGCAAGGAGACCAACTGCCAGACAAACAG CACCCATGATCCTTATGCAAAAGCCATATTTGAACTCAGCAAAATCATATTTCACCGCTTGTACAGTTTGTTGTATCACAGTGACATAATTTTCAAACTCAGCCCTCAGGGCTACCGCTTCCAGAAGTTAAGCCGAGTGTTGAATCAGTACACAG ATACAATAatccaggaaagaaagaaatccctcCAGGCTGGGGTAAAGCAGGATAACACTCCGAAGAGGAAGTACCAGGATTTTCTGGATATTGTCCTTTCTGCCAAG GATGAAAGTGGTAGCAGCTTCTCAGATATTGATGTACACTCTGAAGTGAGCACGTTCTTGTTGGCAGGACATGACACCTTGGCAGCAAGCATCTCCTGGATCCTTTACTGCCTGGCTCTGAACCCTGAGCATCAAGAGAGATGCCGGGAGGAGGTCAGGGGCATCCTGGGGGATGGGTCTTCTATCACTTG GGACCAGCTGGGTGAGATGTCGTACACCACAATGTGCATCAAGGAGACGTGCCGATTGATTCCTGCAGTCCCGTCCATTTCCAGAGATCTCAGCAAGCCACTTACCTTCCCAGATGGATGCACATTGCCTGCAG GGATCACCGTGGTTCTTAGTATTTGGGGTCTTCACCACAACCCTGCTGTCTGGAAAAACCCAAAG GTCTTTGACCCCTTGAGGTTCTCTCAGGAGAATTCTGATCAGAGACACCCCTATGCCTACTTACCATTCTCAGCTGGATCAAG GAACTGCATTGGGCAGGAGTTTGCCATGATTGAGTTAAAGGTAACCATTGCCTTGATTCTGCTCCACTTCAGAGTGACTCCAGACCCCACCAGGCCTCTTACTTTCCCCAACCATTTTATCCTCAAGCCCAAGAATGGGATGTATTTGCACCTGAAGAAACTCTCTGAATGTTAG
- the CYP4X1 gene encoding cytochrome P450 4X1 isoform X3, whose amino-acid sequence MTQPQFIQDDNMEKLEEIIEKYPRAFPFWIGPFQAFFYIYDPDYAKTLLSRTDPKSQYLQKFSPPLLGKGLAALDGPKWFQHRRLLTPGFHFNILKAYVEVMAHSVKMMLDKWEKICSTQDTSVEVYEHINSMSLDIIMKCAFSKETNCQTNSTHDPYAKAIFELSKIIFHRLYSLLYHSDIIFKLSPQGYRFQKLSRVLNQYTDTIIQERKKSLQAGVKQDNTPKRKYQDFLDIVLSAKDESGSSFSDIDVHSEVSTFLLAGHDTLAASISWILYCLALNPEHQERCREEVRGILGDGSSITWDQLGEMSYTTMCIKETCRLIPAVPSISRDLSKPLTFPDGCTLPAGITVVLSIWGLHHNPAVWKNPKVFDPLRFSQENSDQRHPYAYLPFSAGSRNCIGQEFAMIELKVTIALILLHFRVTPDPTRPLTFPNHFILKPKNGMYLHLKKLSEC is encoded by the exons atgacccagcctcag TTTATTCAGGATGATAACATGGAGAAGCTTGaggaaattattgaaaaataccCTCGTGCCTTCCCTTTCTGGATTGGGCCCTTTCAGGCATTTTTCTATATCTACGACCCAGACTATGCAAAGACACTTCTGAGCAGAACAG ATCCCAAGTCCCAGTACCTGCAGAAATTCTCACCTCCACTTCTTG GAAAAGGACTAGCGGCTCTAGACGGACCCAAGTGGTTCCAGCATCGTCGCCTACTAACTCCTGGATTCCACTTTAACATCCTGAAAGCATACGTTGAGGTGATGGCTCATTCTGTGAAAATGATGCTG GATAAGTGGGAGAAGATTTGCAGCACTCAGGACACAAGCGTGGAGGTCTATGAGCACATCAACTCGATGTCTCTGGATATAATCATGAAATGCGCTTTCAGCAAGGAGACCAACTGCCAGACAAACAG CACCCATGATCCTTATGCAAAAGCCATATTTGAACTCAGCAAAATCATATTTCACCGCTTGTACAGTTTGTTGTATCACAGTGACATAATTTTCAAACTCAGCCCTCAGGGCTACCGCTTCCAGAAGTTAAGCCGAGTGTTGAATCAGTACACAG ATACAATAatccaggaaagaaagaaatccctcCAGGCTGGGGTAAAGCAGGATAACACTCCGAAGAGGAAGTACCAGGATTTTCTGGATATTGTCCTTTCTGCCAAG GATGAAAGTGGTAGCAGCTTCTCAGATATTGATGTACACTCTGAAGTGAGCACGTTCTTGTTGGCAGGACATGACACCTTGGCAGCAAGCATCTCCTGGATCCTTTACTGCCTGGCTCTGAACCCTGAGCATCAAGAGAGATGCCGGGAGGAGGTCAGGGGCATCCTGGGGGATGGGTCTTCTATCACTTG GGACCAGCTGGGTGAGATGTCGTACACCACAATGTGCATCAAGGAGACGTGCCGATTGATTCCTGCAGTCCCGTCCATTTCCAGAGATCTCAGCAAGCCACTTACCTTCCCAGATGGATGCACATTGCCTGCAG GGATCACCGTGGTTCTTAGTATTTGGGGTCTTCACCACAACCCTGCTGTCTGGAAAAACCCAAAG GTCTTTGACCCCTTGAGGTTCTCTCAGGAGAATTCTGATCAGAGACACCCCTATGCCTACTTACCATTCTCAGCTGGATCAAG GAACTGCATTGGGCAGGAGTTTGCCATGATTGAGTTAAAGGTAACCATTGCCTTGATTCTGCTCCACTTCAGAGTGACTCCAGACCCCACCAGGCCTCTTACTTTCCCCAACCATTTTATCCTCAAGCCCAAGAATGGGATGTATTTGCACCTGAAGAAACTCTCTGAATGTTAG
- the CYP4X1 gene encoding cytochrome P450 4X1 isoform X2 — translation MEFSWLETRWARPFYLAFVFCLALGLLQAIKLYLRRQRLLRDLRPFPAPPTHWFLGHQKFIQDDNMEKLEEIIEKYPRAFPFWIGPFQAFFYIYDPDYAKTLLSRTDPKSQYLQKFSPPLLGKGLAALDGPKWFQHRRLLTPGFHFNILKAYVEVMAHSVKMMLDKWEKICSTQDTSVEVYEHINSMSLDIIMKCAFSKETNCQTNSTHDPYAKAIFELSKIIFHRLYSLLYHSDIIFKLSPQGYRFQKLSRVLNQYTDTIIQERKKSLQAGVKQDNTPKRKYQDFLDIVLSAKDESGSSFSDIDVHSEVSTFLLAGHDTLAASISWILYCLALNPEHQERCREEVRGILGDGSSITWDQLGEMSYTTMCIKETCRLIPAVPSISRDLSKPLTFPDGCTLPAGITVVLSIWGLHHNPAVWKNPKVFDPLRFSQENSDQRHPYAYLPFSAGSRNCIGQEFAMIELKVTIALILLHFRVTPDPTRPLTFPNHFILKPKNGMYLHLKKLSEC, via the exons ATGGAATTCTCCTGGCTGGAGACGCGCTGGGCGCGGCCCTTTTACCTGGCGTTCGTGTTCTGCCTGGCCCTGGGGCTGCTGCAGGCCATTAAGCTGTACCTGCGGAGGCAGCGGCTGCTGCGGGACCTGCGCCCCTTCCCAGCGCCCCCCACCCACTGGTTCCTTGGGCACCAGAAG TTTATTCAGGATGATAACATGGAGAAGCTTGaggaaattattgaaaaataccCTCGTGCCTTCCCTTTCTGGATTGGGCCCTTTCAGGCATTTTTCTATATCTACGACCCAGACTATGCAAAGACACTTCTGAGCAGAACAG ATCCCAAGTCCCAGTACCTGCAGAAATTCTCACCTCCACTTCTTG GAAAAGGACTAGCGGCTCTAGACGGACCCAAGTGGTTCCAGCATCGTCGCCTACTAACTCCTGGATTCCACTTTAACATCCTGAAAGCATACGTTGAGGTGATGGCTCATTCTGTGAAAATGATGCTG GATAAGTGGGAGAAGATTTGCAGCACTCAGGACACAAGCGTGGAGGTCTATGAGCACATCAACTCGATGTCTCTGGATATAATCATGAAATGCGCTTTCAGCAAGGAGACCAACTGCCAGACAAACAG CACCCATGATCCTTATGCAAAAGCCATATTTGAACTCAGCAAAATCATATTTCACCGCTTGTACAGTTTGTTGTATCACAGTGACATAATTTTCAAACTCAGCCCTCAGGGCTACCGCTTCCAGAAGTTAAGCCGAGTGTTGAATCAGTACACAG ATACAATAatccaggaaagaaagaaatccctcCAGGCTGGGGTAAAGCAGGATAACACTCCGAAGAGGAAGTACCAGGATTTTCTGGATATTGTCCTTTCTGCCAAG GATGAAAGTGGTAGCAGCTTCTCAGATATTGATGTACACTCTGAAGTGAGCACGTTCTTGTTGGCAGGACATGACACCTTGGCAGCAAGCATCTCCTGGATCCTTTACTGCCTGGCTCTGAACCCTGAGCATCAAGAGAGATGCCGGGAGGAGGTCAGGGGCATCCTGGGGGATGGGTCTTCTATCACTTG GGACCAGCTGGGTGAGATGTCGTACACCACAATGTGCATCAAGGAGACGTGCCGATTGATTCCTGCAGTCCCGTCCATTTCCAGAGATCTCAGCAAGCCACTTACCTTCCCAGATGGATGCACATTGCCTGCAG GGATCACCGTGGTTCTTAGTATTTGGGGTCTTCACCACAACCCTGCTGTCTGGAAAAACCCAAAG GTCTTTGACCCCTTGAGGTTCTCTCAGGAGAATTCTGATCAGAGACACCCCTATGCCTACTTACCATTCTCAGCTGGATCAAG GAACTGCATTGGGCAGGAGTTTGCCATGATTGAGTTAAAGGTAACCATTGCCTTGATTCTGCTCCACTTCAGAGTGACTCCAGACCCCACCAGGCCTCTTACTTTCCCCAACCATTTTATCCTCAAGCCCAAGAATGGGATGTATTTGCACCTGAAGAAACTCTCTGAATGTTAG